One genomic window of Punica granatum isolate Tunisia-2019 chromosome 1, ASM765513v2, whole genome shotgun sequence includes the following:
- the LOC116192523 gene encoding uncharacterized protein LOC116192523 isoform X1 has product MKEEDISSGGTNNDAFTLARSSPAASSAGASSPAVLVNAGSVEWLGHGQPSKAGSVSGVGPHPPRPSTSTNAASSTVGSFQASCRPWERGDLLRRLATFSPSNWFAKPKRASSLACARRGWINVDWDKIECESCGASLRYNSKAPSEADAADEDFAELLDGGHRVGCPWRENSCPESLVQFPPAPLSALIGGYKDRCDGLLQFSVLPVVSAVVVEQMQVSRGPQIERLLSNSQTYVTGELGFKAEYVAGVEPLWDESLTAYFRAQKLISLCGWESRWLPDIQDCEEHSAQSARNGYSSGPVKNQSRLQDPGPSRKAFSSSANKDCGQDEAPGSEFKCESRSPLLDCSLCGATVRIWDFSTVSRPARFAQNGIDLPETGKKLPLTRGISAASGISGWIGTDGVDKDRADDHDEAATPGKRRFAAHTGVDLNLTMAGGLSSTQLNMTALSQQQRDADLGRDLKVGQPSGSEVGDRAASYESRGPGTRKRSADEGGSTVDRPHLRMHQADSFEGTVIDRDGDEVNDSRQYSAGPSKRARSSDALEAYHSSYRRDSSDAGPSRPMAFEMEADVNRGDAFDQGNDQLVGFPYTRDSTHVSSVIAMDTFCHSADDDSLESVENFPVDTDDVNFPSASTYANPDLNDASDLNYSNQAQQSACFQPVAARLGEAGVSSTIDGEEVVNTEALTTQVRDGISFGISGGSVGMGASYEAEIHGTDASVHRSDSVVGDAEPIAEVIENQGQTGEFAPEVGNTDDFVPEEMDREDPHGDSQDVVSQSMGRADSGSKIVGSAKAESIESGEKTRNMNLSVQDTVAHPSLSCNAIVFSGYEASKDEVSQAQKASPTHEGCFLESGYDTTNGIGPPVGESNYDEGVEFDPIKHHNAFCPWVNGNVAAAGSTSDGASSSSGASAAAFCGWQLTLDALDAFQTLGNVPIQTVESESAASRHKDDRLPPSRNLLACHSFSRSRGQN; this is encoded by the exons atgaaGGAAGAAGACATCAGCTCCGGCGGAACCAACAACGACGCCTTCACTCTCGCCAGATCGTCCCCTGCGGCCAG TTCTGCTGGGGCATCATCTCCTGCTGTTCTGGTAAATGCTGGGAGTGTGGAATGGCTGGGGCATGGCCAGCCCTCAAAGGCTGGTTCTGTATCGGGTGTTGGCCCACATCCCCCAAGGCCATCCACGAGCACAAATGCTGCTAGTTCTACTGTTGGATCTTTTCAAGCTTCATGTAGACCCTGGGAGAGGGGAGATTTGTTGAGACGCCTCGCCACATTCAGTCCTTCGAATTGGTTTGCGAAGCCGAAG AGAGCAAGTTCCTTAGCATGCGCTCGAAGAGGTTGGATAAATGTTGATTGGGATAAGATTGAGTGTGAATCATGCGGCGCAAGCCTCAGATACAATTCCAAGGCACCATCTGAAG CTGATGCTGCCGATGAAGACTTTGCCGAGCTGCTGGATGGAGGCCACAGAGTTGGTTGTCCTTGGAGGGAAAATAGCTGCCCTGAAAGTTTGGTGCAGTTTCCTCCTGCTCCTCTATCAGCGCTAATTGGTGGTTATAAGGACCGGTGTGATGGCCTTTTGCAGTTTTCGGTCCTACCAGTTGTATCTGCAGTTGTGGTTGAGCAGATGCAAGTGTCACGAGGACCTCAAATTGAACGTCTTTTGTCTAATTCACAAACCTATGTAACTGGGGAGCTGGGCTTTAAAGCTGAATATGTAGCTGGAGTGGAGCCTCTTTGGGATGAAAGTCTTACCGCATACTTTCGT GCACAAAAGCTTATAAGTCTTTGTGGATGGGAATCAAGATGGCTCCCTGATATTCAAGATTGTGAAGAGCATTCTGCTCAATCAGCTCGCAATGGATACTCCTCTGGTCCTGTCAAAAATCAAAGCCGCTTGCAGGATCCTGGCCCAAGTCGGAAGGCATTCTCATCTTCAGCCAATAAAGATTGTGGTCAGGATGAGGCACCAGGTTCGGAGTTCAAATGTGAATCCAGGTCACCTTTGCTTGATTGTAGCTTGTGCGGTGCCACTGTCAGAATCTGGGACTTTTCCACTGTTTCTCGTCCTGCGCGCTTTGCCCAGAATGGGATTGATCTTCCTGAAACTGGCAAAAAATTACCATTGACGCGTGGGATTAGTGCAGCCAGTGGAATTAGTGGATGGATAGGTACTGATGGTGTGGATAAAGATCGAGCTGATGACCATGATGAGGCTGCTACCCCTGGCAAAAGAAGGTTTGCGGCACATACGGGTGTGGATTTGAATTTGACAATGGCTGGTGGGTTATCCTCAACACAGTTAAATATGACAGCTTTATCACAACAGCAACGAGATGCTGATTTGGGAAGAGATTTAAAAGTTGGGCAGCCTTCTGGCAGTGAAGTTGGGGATCGTGCAGCTTCCTATGAATCAAGAGGCCCAGGCACCCGTAAACGGAGTGCAGATGAAGGCGGGAGCACTGTGGACAGGCCACATCTGAGGATGCACCAAGCTGATAGTTTTGAGGGTACTGTTATTGATCGGGATGGTGATGAAGTGAATGACAGTAGACAGTACTCTGCTGGCCCTTCAAAGCGTGCTCGGAGTTCTGATGCCCTCGAAGCATATCATTCCTCATATAGGAGGGATTCATCAGATGCTGGTCCTAGCCGGCCGATGGCTTTCGAGATGGAAGCAGATGTAAATAGAGGCGATGCTTTTGATCAGGGAAATGACCAACTTGTCGGTTTTCCATATACAAGAGATTCAACACATGTGTCTTCTGTCATTGCTATGGACACATTTTGTCATAGTGCAGATGATGATTCACTGGAAAGTGTTGAAAATTTTCCAGTCGACACAGATGACGTAAATTTTCCTTCTGCCTCAACATATGCAAATCCTGACTTGAATGATGCATCAGATTTGAACTATAGCAACCAAGCACAGCAGAGTGCTTGTTTCCAACCAGTTGCAGCAAGACTTGGAGAAGCAGGAGTTAGCAGCACAATTGATGGCGAGGAAGTTGTCAATACTGAGGCTTTAACAACACAAGTAAGGGATGGGATTAGTTTTGGCATTAGTGGAGGAAGTGTTGGAATGGGTGCTAGTTATGAAGCAGAAATTCATGGGACTGATGCTTCAGTCCACAGAAGTGATAGTGTTGTTGGGGATGCTGAGCCCATAGCTGAGGTTATTGAGAATCAGGGACAAACTGGTGAGTTTGCTCCGGAGGTTGGGAATACGGACGATTTTGTCCCTGAGGAAATGGATCGAGAGGATCCTCATGGTGATAGTCAAGATGTGGTCTCTCAGTCGATGGGGAGGGCAGATAGTGGGTCGAAAATAGTTGGTTCTGCCAAGGCTGAATCCATTGAAAGCGGTGAAAAGACCCGCAACATGAATTTGTCTGTCCAAGATACCGTAGCCCATCCATCTCTTTCTTGTAATGCCATTGTATTTTCTGGGTACGAAGCTTCTAAAGACGAAGTTTCTCAAGCTCAAAAGGCATCACCTACTCATGAAGGCTGTTTCCTCGAGTCCGGTTACGACACTACTAATGGTATAG GGCCTCCAGTTGGTGAAAGCAACTATGACGAAGGAGTGGAATTTGATCCTATCAAGCATCACAATGCTTTCTGTCCTTGGGTAAATGGAAATGTTGCTGCTGCAGGAAGTACAAGTGATGGTGCCAGTTCCAGTTCGGGTGCCAGTGCTGCGGCATTTTGTGGCTGGCAACTGACTCTAGATGCATTGGATGCCTTCCAAACCCTTGGAAATGTTCCAATCCAAACAGTAGAGTCTGAGTCAGCTGCATCCCGACACAAG GATGACCGCCTTCCCCCGAGCAGAAATCTCTTGGCTTGCCATTCCTTCAGCAGAAGCCGTGGTCAGAACTGA
- the LOC116208553 gene encoding translation initiation factor IF-2, chloroplastic, whose protein sequence is MVMILVGSIQGGRMVSLAPVASTVGLCSSSGTVSGSSEASFSLVRRVSLLKGRCCRDPKRWHCKYSVTTTTDFIEHTNALSLDSSDNYRGNRGDDTGIELKAAPKPVLKPSGPKNNSVPWDPSGAGGDSKGGGSDDEEERNKVIESLDEVLEKAEKLETSEREGGTVNVQKPTNTSSNSRSVGVVNSAGGKKAKTLKSVWRKGDTVSTVQKVKVVQDPPTNKLEVADKKTGRGGTAEMQPHAPSMPAAQPPLRPQPKLMAKPSVAPPPPRKPVILKDVRAAAKPAVVDEENGAVKSKERKPILIDKFAPKKPIVDPLIAQAVLAPTKPGKGPPPGKFKDEYHSKKNASAGGFRRRKADNDDVEIPDEEASDLSISIPGAATARKGRKWSKASRKAARLQAAKDAAPVKVEILEVGEKGMLVEELAYNLAISEGEILGNLYSKGIKPDGVQTLDKDMVKMVCREYGVEVIEADPLKVNEMARKKEILDEDDLDKLQDRPPVITIMGHVDHGKTTLLDYIRKSRVAASEAGGITQGIGAYKVLVPVDGKSQACVFLDTPGHEAFGAMRARGARVTDIAIIVVAADDGILPQTNEAIAHAKAAGVPIVIAINKIDKDGANPERVMQQLSSIGLMPEDWGGDIPMVQISALKGENIDDLLETIMLVAELQELKANPDRNAKGTVIEAGVDKKKGAVATFIVQNGTLRKGDVVVCGEAFGKVRALFDDSGKQVNEAGPSLPVQVTGLSNVPRAGDEFEVVNSIDVAREKAELRAETLRNERISAKAGDGKVTLSSLASAVSSRKLPGLDLHQLNIIMKVDVQGSIEAVRQALEVLPQDNVTLKFLLQAPGDVSTSDVDLASASKAIIFGFNVKVPGSVKSYADNKGVEIRLYRVIYELIDDVRNAMEGLLDPFEEQEPIGFAEVRATFSSGSGRVAGCMVTEGKVVKGCGIRVVRKGKPVYVGTLDSLRRVKEMVKEVNAGLDCGIGMEDYDDFEEGDILEAFDTFQKRRTLEEASASMAAALQGVGVNL, encoded by the exons ATGGTGATGATACTCGTGGGGAGCATACAGGGAGGAAGAATGGTTTCTTTAGCTCCCGTGGCATCTACTGTTGGTCTTTGCAGTAGCTCGGGAACAGTATCGGGCTCTTCGGAAGCCTCCTTTTCGCTTGTCAGGAGGGTCTCTCTGTTGAAGGGCAGATGCTGCAGAGATCCCAAGAGATGGCATTGTAAATACTCAGTCACTACAACAACTGATTTCATTGAGCATACCAATGCTCTCTCGCTTGATTCCAGTGATAATTACCGTGGGAATAGAGGTGATGATACTGGAATTGAGCTTAAGGCCGCGCCAAAGCCGGTGCTTAAACCGTCGGGTCCCAAGAACAATTCGGTACCATGGGACCCTTCAGGGGCTGGTGGAGATTCCAAGGGCGGTGGGTCAGACGATGAGGAGGAGAGGAACAAAGTCATTGAGTCGCTTGATGAGGTTTTGGAGAAGGCGGAGAAACTAGAGACATCTGAGAGGGAGGGTGGAACCGTGAATGTACAGAAACCGACCAATACGAGTAGTAATTCAAGAAGCGTTGGAGTTGTAAATTCAGCTGGAGGGAAGAAGGCTAAGACACTGAAGAGTGTCTGGCGCAAAGGAGACACTGTATCAACTGTACAGAAGGTAAAGGTTGTACAGGATCCTCCTACTAATAAACTTGAAGTAGCAGATAAAAAAACGGGCAGAGGAGGAACTGCGGAGATGCAGCCTCATGCCCCTTCCATGCCTGCTGCTCAGCCTCCACTGAGGCCACAGCCGAAATTAATGGCAAAGCCCTCTGTGGCTCCTCCTCCGCCGAGGAAACCGGTCATCTTGAAGGATGTAAGAGCAGCTGCCAAGCCGGCTGTTGTTGATGAAGAGAATGGGGCTGTAAAATCGAAGGAGAGAAAGCCTATTTTGATTGATAAATTTGCTCCTAAGAAGCCAATCGTTGACCCTTTAATTGCTCAGGCAGTTTTGGCCCCGACTAAGCCTGGGAAGGGGCCTCCTCCTGGAAAATTTAAGGATGAGTACCATAGTAAGAAGAATGCTTCTGCTGGTGGGTTCCGCAGGAGAAAGGCTGACAATGATGATGTGGAAATTCCTGATGAGGAGGCCTCAGATCTCAGCATCAGCATTCCTGGTGCAGCCACAGCTAGGAAAGGTAGGAAGTGGAGCAAAGCAAGTAGGAAAGCTGCAAGGCTACAGGCTGCAAAAGATGCAGCTCCTGTGAAAGTTGAGATTTTAGAGGTTGGGGAGAAGGGAATGCTTGTAGAGGAGTTGGCCTATAACTTGGCTATTAGTGAAGGGGAAATTCTTGGAAATTTATATTCGAAGGGCATTAAGCCTGATGGGGTGCAAACTCTCGACAAGGACATGGTGAAGATGGTTTGCAGAGAGTATGGAGTAGAAGTCATAGAGGCTGATCCTCTTAAGGTGAATGAGATGGcaagaaagaaggaaattcTCGATGAAGATGATTTGGATAAGCTACAAGACCGGCCACCCGTAATTACCATCATGGGTCATGTCGACCATGGCAAG ACGACCCTTTTGGATTACATTCGCAAGAGCAGG GTGGCTGCATCAGAAGCAGGTGGGATAACTCAAGGCATTGGAGCTTACAAAGTGCTAGTACCTGTGGATGGCAAATCACAAGCTTGTGTCTTTCTTGATACTCCTGGACATGAG GCATTTGGAGCAATGAGGGCTCGGGGAGCAAGAGTGACAGATATTGCTATAATTGTAGTGGCAGCAGATGATGGGATCCTCCCTCAAACAAATGAGGCCATTGCTCATGCAAAAGCTGCTGGAGTACCAATTGTGATTGCTATCAACAAG ATCGATAAAGATGGAGCTAATCCAGAAAGGGTGATGCAACAGCTCTCTTCAATTGGGTTGATGCCAGAAGATTGGGGTGGTGACATCCCTATGGTTCAG ATCAGTGCCTTGAAAGGAGAGAACATAGATGACCTGCTCGAAACCATTATGCTTGTTGCTGAG TTGCAAGAGCTGAAGGCCAATCCGGACAGAAACGCAAAAGGAACAGTTATTGAGGCTGGTGTTGATAAAAAGAAAGGGGCAGTGGCTACATTTATTGTCCAAAATGGCACCCTCAGAAAAGGGGATGTTGTTGTCTGTGGAGAAGCTTTTGGGAAG GTTAGGGCATTATTTGATGACAGTGGAAAACAGGTCAATGAAGCTGGACCCTCGTTACCTGTACAG GTTACTGGATTGAGTAACGTTCCACGTGCTGGTGATGAGTTTGAAGTTGTCAATTCCATCGATGTAGCACGTGAAAAGGCTGAGTTACGTGCCGAGACACTGAGAAACGAGCGAATATCAGCCAAGGCAGGGGATGGAAAAGTCACCCTTTCTTCCCTAGCTTCTGCAGTTTCTTCCAGAAAACTTCCTGGTCTAGACTTGCACCAGCTCAATATTATTATGAAGGTCGACGTCCAG GGATCTATTGAGGCTGTGAGACAAGCCCTCGAAGTACTCCCACAAGATAACGTTACCTTGAAGTTCCTCCTGCAGGCACCGGGGGATGTCAGTACAAGCGATGTAGATCTTGCCTCTGCAAGTAAGGCCATCATTTTTGGGTTTAATGTGAAGGTACCTGGCAGTGTGAAAAGCTACGCGGACAACAAAGGGGTGGAAATTCGTCTCTACAGAGTCATATATGAATTGATCGATGATGTTCGTAATGCAATGGAAGGACTTCTGGATCCTTTTGAG GAACAAGAACCTATTGGATTTGCTGAGGTACGAGCGACATTCAGCAGTGGAAGTGGACGCGTTGCTGGGTGCATGGTTACAGAGGGAAAAGTTGTGAAAGGCTGTGGTATTCGTGTTGTTCGAAAGGGGAAGCCTGTTTATGTGGGCACTTTGGATTCTCTCCGGCGGGTTAAAGAAATGGTGAAGGAG GTAAATGCTGGTCTAGATTGTGGGATTGGGATGGAAGACTACGACGACTTTGAAGAAGGAGACATTCTCGAGGCCTTTGACACGTTTCAGAAGAGGCGAACTCTCGAAGAGGCCTCTGCTTCAATGGCCGCCGCATTGCAAGGAGTCGGCGTCAACCTATAA
- the LOC116192523 gene encoding uncharacterized protein LOC116192523 isoform X2, translating to MKEEDISSGGTNNDAFTLARSSPAASSAGASSPAVLVNAGSVEWLGHGQPSKAGSVSGVGPHPPRPSTSTNAASSTVGSFQASCRPWERGDLLRRLATFSPSNWFAKPKRASSLACARRGWINVDWDKIECESCGASLRYNSKAPSEADAADEDFAELLDGGHRVGCPWRENSCPESLVQFPPAPLSALIGGYKDRCDGLLQFSVLPVVSAVVVEQMQVSRGPQIERLLSNSQTYVTGELGFKAEYVAGVEPLWDESLTAYFRAQKLISLCGWESRWLPDIQDCEEHSAQSARNGYSSGPVKNQSRLQDPGPSRKAFSSSANKDCGQDEAPGSEFKCESRSPLLDCSLCGATVRIWDFSTVSRPARFAQNGIDLPETGKKLPLTRGISAASGISGWIGTDGVDKDRADDHDEAATPGKRRFAAHTGVDLNLTMAGGLSSTQLNMTALSQQQRDADLGRDLKVGQPSGSEVGDRAASYESRGPGTRKRSADEGGSTVDRPHLRMHQADSFEGTVIDRDGDEVNDSRQYSAGPSKRARSSDALEAYHSSYRRDSSDAGPSRPMAFEMEADVNRGDAFDQGNDQLVGFPYTRDSTHVSSVIAMDTFCHSADDDSLESVENFPVDTDDVNFPSASTYANPDLNDASDLNYSNQAQQSACFQPVAARLGEAGVSSTIDGEEVVNTEALTTQVRDGISFGISGGSVGMGASYEAEIHGTDASVHRSDSVVGDAEPIAEVIENQGQTGEFAPEVGNTDDFVPEEMDREDPHGDSQDVVSQSMGRADSGSKIVGSAKAESIESGEKTRNMNLSVQDTVAHPSLSCNAIVFSGYEASKDEVSQAQKASPTHEGCFLESGYDTTNGPPVGESNYDEGVEFDPIKHHNAFCPWVNGNVAAAGSTSDGASSSSGASAAAFCGWQLTLDALDAFQTLGNVPIQTVESESAASRHKDDRLPPSRNLLACHSFSRSRGQN from the exons atgaaGGAAGAAGACATCAGCTCCGGCGGAACCAACAACGACGCCTTCACTCTCGCCAGATCGTCCCCTGCGGCCAG TTCTGCTGGGGCATCATCTCCTGCTGTTCTGGTAAATGCTGGGAGTGTGGAATGGCTGGGGCATGGCCAGCCCTCAAAGGCTGGTTCTGTATCGGGTGTTGGCCCACATCCCCCAAGGCCATCCACGAGCACAAATGCTGCTAGTTCTACTGTTGGATCTTTTCAAGCTTCATGTAGACCCTGGGAGAGGGGAGATTTGTTGAGACGCCTCGCCACATTCAGTCCTTCGAATTGGTTTGCGAAGCCGAAG AGAGCAAGTTCCTTAGCATGCGCTCGAAGAGGTTGGATAAATGTTGATTGGGATAAGATTGAGTGTGAATCATGCGGCGCAAGCCTCAGATACAATTCCAAGGCACCATCTGAAG CTGATGCTGCCGATGAAGACTTTGCCGAGCTGCTGGATGGAGGCCACAGAGTTGGTTGTCCTTGGAGGGAAAATAGCTGCCCTGAAAGTTTGGTGCAGTTTCCTCCTGCTCCTCTATCAGCGCTAATTGGTGGTTATAAGGACCGGTGTGATGGCCTTTTGCAGTTTTCGGTCCTACCAGTTGTATCTGCAGTTGTGGTTGAGCAGATGCAAGTGTCACGAGGACCTCAAATTGAACGTCTTTTGTCTAATTCACAAACCTATGTAACTGGGGAGCTGGGCTTTAAAGCTGAATATGTAGCTGGAGTGGAGCCTCTTTGGGATGAAAGTCTTACCGCATACTTTCGT GCACAAAAGCTTATAAGTCTTTGTGGATGGGAATCAAGATGGCTCCCTGATATTCAAGATTGTGAAGAGCATTCTGCTCAATCAGCTCGCAATGGATACTCCTCTGGTCCTGTCAAAAATCAAAGCCGCTTGCAGGATCCTGGCCCAAGTCGGAAGGCATTCTCATCTTCAGCCAATAAAGATTGTGGTCAGGATGAGGCACCAGGTTCGGAGTTCAAATGTGAATCCAGGTCACCTTTGCTTGATTGTAGCTTGTGCGGTGCCACTGTCAGAATCTGGGACTTTTCCACTGTTTCTCGTCCTGCGCGCTTTGCCCAGAATGGGATTGATCTTCCTGAAACTGGCAAAAAATTACCATTGACGCGTGGGATTAGTGCAGCCAGTGGAATTAGTGGATGGATAGGTACTGATGGTGTGGATAAAGATCGAGCTGATGACCATGATGAGGCTGCTACCCCTGGCAAAAGAAGGTTTGCGGCACATACGGGTGTGGATTTGAATTTGACAATGGCTGGTGGGTTATCCTCAACACAGTTAAATATGACAGCTTTATCACAACAGCAACGAGATGCTGATTTGGGAAGAGATTTAAAAGTTGGGCAGCCTTCTGGCAGTGAAGTTGGGGATCGTGCAGCTTCCTATGAATCAAGAGGCCCAGGCACCCGTAAACGGAGTGCAGATGAAGGCGGGAGCACTGTGGACAGGCCACATCTGAGGATGCACCAAGCTGATAGTTTTGAGGGTACTGTTATTGATCGGGATGGTGATGAAGTGAATGACAGTAGACAGTACTCTGCTGGCCCTTCAAAGCGTGCTCGGAGTTCTGATGCCCTCGAAGCATATCATTCCTCATATAGGAGGGATTCATCAGATGCTGGTCCTAGCCGGCCGATGGCTTTCGAGATGGAAGCAGATGTAAATAGAGGCGATGCTTTTGATCAGGGAAATGACCAACTTGTCGGTTTTCCATATACAAGAGATTCAACACATGTGTCTTCTGTCATTGCTATGGACACATTTTGTCATAGTGCAGATGATGATTCACTGGAAAGTGTTGAAAATTTTCCAGTCGACACAGATGACGTAAATTTTCCTTCTGCCTCAACATATGCAAATCCTGACTTGAATGATGCATCAGATTTGAACTATAGCAACCAAGCACAGCAGAGTGCTTGTTTCCAACCAGTTGCAGCAAGACTTGGAGAAGCAGGAGTTAGCAGCACAATTGATGGCGAGGAAGTTGTCAATACTGAGGCTTTAACAACACAAGTAAGGGATGGGATTAGTTTTGGCATTAGTGGAGGAAGTGTTGGAATGGGTGCTAGTTATGAAGCAGAAATTCATGGGACTGATGCTTCAGTCCACAGAAGTGATAGTGTTGTTGGGGATGCTGAGCCCATAGCTGAGGTTATTGAGAATCAGGGACAAACTGGTGAGTTTGCTCCGGAGGTTGGGAATACGGACGATTTTGTCCCTGAGGAAATGGATCGAGAGGATCCTCATGGTGATAGTCAAGATGTGGTCTCTCAGTCGATGGGGAGGGCAGATAGTGGGTCGAAAATAGTTGGTTCTGCCAAGGCTGAATCCATTGAAAGCGGTGAAAAGACCCGCAACATGAATTTGTCTGTCCAAGATACCGTAGCCCATCCATCTCTTTCTTGTAATGCCATTGTATTTTCTGGGTACGAAGCTTCTAAAGACGAAGTTTCTCAAGCTCAAAAGGCATCACCTACTCATGAAGGCTGTTTCCTCGAGTCCGGTTACGACACTACTAATG GGCCTCCAGTTGGTGAAAGCAACTATGACGAAGGAGTGGAATTTGATCCTATCAAGCATCACAATGCTTTCTGTCCTTGGGTAAATGGAAATGTTGCTGCTGCAGGAAGTACAAGTGATGGTGCCAGTTCCAGTTCGGGTGCCAGTGCTGCGGCATTTTGTGGCTGGCAACTGACTCTAGATGCATTGGATGCCTTCCAAACCCTTGGAAATGTTCCAATCCAAACAGTAGAGTCTGAGTCAGCTGCATCCCGACACAAG GATGACCGCCTTCCCCCGAGCAGAAATCTCTTGGCTTGCCATTCCTTCAGCAGAAGCCGTGGTCAGAACTGA
- the LOC116192526 gene encoding CASP-like protein 2A1 — MENNGSKYDGVDVTLETPRYEEGGKLMNGGTETLLRLVPMGLCVSALVIMLKNSQSSDYGSISYSDLGAFRYLVHANGICAGYSLLSAIIIAMPRPSTMSRAWTFFFLDQVLTYVILAAGAVSAEVLFLAYKGDAAITWSEACGSFGGFCRKATASVAITLAAVAFYAVLSLISSYKLFSRFDTPVPIPPPSCTGKGIEAPNNF, encoded by the exons ATGGAGAATAACGGAAGCAAGTATGATGGAGTAGACGTAACGTTGGAAACGCCTAGGTACGAGGAGGGAGGGAAGCTAATGAACGGCGGGACCGAGACGCTGCTGAGGCTGGTCCCGATGGGACTGTGTGTGAGCGCCCTGGTGATCATGCTCAAGAACTCCCAGTCCAGCGACTACGGCTCCATCTCCTACTCCGACCTCGGCGCTTTCAG GTATTTGGTGCATGCAAATGGGATATGTGCGGGGTACTCTCTGCTTTCAGCCATAATCATAGCCATGCCCCGCCCTTCCACCATGTCTCGAGCTTGgaccttcttcttcctcgatCAGGTGCTCACGTACGTGATCTTAGCAGCGGGAGCCGTCTCCGCCGAGGTCCTGTTTCTTGCATACAAGGGGGACGCAGCCATCACGTGGAGTGAAGCTTGCGGCTCATTCGGCGGGTTTTGCAGGAAAGCCACAGCCTCGGTGGCCATCACACTAGCGGCAGTAGCTTTCTATGCAGTCCTTTCGCTTATCTCCTCTTACAAGCTCTTCAGCAGATTCGATACCCCGGTCCCCATCCCACCTCCATCTTGCACCGGCAAGGGCATCGAAGCCCCCAACAACTTCTAG